The Triticum aestivum cultivar Chinese Spring chromosome 3A, IWGSC CS RefSeq v2.1, whole genome shotgun sequence genome includes a region encoding these proteins:
- the LOC123058778 gene encoding MADS-box transcription factor 34: MVGRAAAPKRRAGNGRTKIAIRRIEKKGARQVCFAKRRQGLFNKANELAVMCGAQVAAITFSDGGKAFSFGHPSAEAVVDRFLAGGGALVQGAAADDDELKKLHQLHGELRTRLKEVKARKGRVVEAMAKERAAGDQFAVWLDPELGDIGEEELMAFAAELMVARAAVSDRAYQVLLEAQNVSRMLQAPPPPQQQLFGCSTFEFGGSSSGNAGMGMQQMQMVMPSTQGFAVGMHMHQMSMAMPPPPGLAYGVDLQQMHMSVPPSPVFGAGTEMQRMIMAMQPQPVFAADTEMQQAAMAMPPPPEFPVGMAMPPPPGVAAGMKMVQQGPG; encoded by the coding sequence ATGGTCGGGCGAGCGGCGGCGCCAAAGCGGAGGGCCGGCAATGGGCGGACGAAGATCGCCATCCGGCGGATCGAGAAGAAGGGCGCCCGACAGGTATGCTTCGCCAAGCGCCGGCAGGGCCTGTTTAACAAGGCCAACGAGCTGGCGGTGATGTGCGGCGCCCAGGTGGCCGCCATCACCTTCTCGGACGGCGGAAAGGCCTTCTCCTTTGGGCACCCCTCCGCCGaggccgtcgtcgaccgcttcctgGCGGGGGGAGGCGCGTTGGTCCAgggcgccgccgccgacgacgacgagCTGAAGAAGCTGCACCAGCTGCACGGCGAGCTGCGCACGCGGTTGAAGGAGGTGAAGGCGCGGAAAGGGCGCGTGGTGGAGGCCATGGCAAAGGAGCGCGCCGCGGGGGATCAATTTGCGGTGTGGCTCGACCCCGAGTTGGGCGACATTGGGGAGGAGGAGCTGATGGCCTTCGCCGCCGAGCTGATGGTGGCGCGGGCCGCCGTCTCGGACCGCGCATACCAGGTGCTCTTGGAGGCGCAGAACGTCAGCCGCATGCTGCAGGCGCCCCCGCCGCCACAGCAGCAGCTCTTCGGTTGTAGCACCTTTGAgtttggtggcagcagcagtggcaaCGCCGGGATGGGGATGCAACAGATGCAGATGGTGATGCCTTCGACGCAGGGGTTCGCCGTCGGGATGCATATGCACCAGATGTCAATGGCAATGCCTCCGCCGCCGGGCTTGGCCTACGGGGTGGATTTGCAGCAGATGCATATGTCGGTTCCTCCATCGCCCGTTTTTGGCGCCGGGACGGAGATGCAGCGGATGATTATGGCGATGCAGCCGCAACCAGTGTTCGCCGCCGACACGGAGATGCAGCAGGCGGCTATggcgatgccgccgccgccggagtttcCTGTTGGGATGGCGATGCCTCCGCCGCCGGGGGTCGCCGCCGGGATGAAGATGGTGCAGCAGGGCCCGGGATGA